The Actinocorallia herbida DNA window GACCAGTACTTCAACGACCTGTGGGCCCGCAAGCCCGTCGCGAACTACTGGAAGAAGCGCGGCGGCGTGATCGCCAGCCCCGAGTCCGCGGTCCAGTTCTTCCCCAAGGCCAAGCAGACCAGCGACCCGGTCGCCAAGACGCTGCGCCAGGTCAAGTGCGTCTACACCACGCCCAAGGGCAAGACCGCCAAGAGCCACATCCGGATCGCCACGGGCGCGTTCAACAGCAAGCGCGACGAGGTCGTCACCGCCCTGTCCGGCCTCGTCCGCAAGGGCTGCATCGTCGAGGTCATGACCACCGTCGACCCGGCCGACGGCACCCGCACCGCCGTCATCCCGGTGCTCCGCAACGCGGGCGTCAAGGTCTACGACTTCGGCGAGTACACCAGCCCCAACCCCATGCACTCCAAGTACACCCTGATCTCCGGCAAGCTCGGCTCGAAGATCGGCAAGTGGGTCTGGACCGGCAGCGCCAACATGACCTGGGGCTCCCTCCACCAGGACGACGAAGCCATCCTCCAGATCAAGCACCTCGGCAAGACCGGCATCAAGAAGGTCCACGCCAAGTACGTCTGCAACTTCACCCGGGCCAAGGCCCAGTTCCTCGGCAAGCCCATCCCCGCCCCGAACTGCAAGTGACCTGAACGACCGCGGACCCGCGCCCCTTCCGGGGACGCGGGTCCGCGCCGTTTCCGCGCTCCTGCGGCGAAATCAGCCCTTGCCGGCACCCGGTCGACGGTCCGGCCCTCGGCGTCACGTGCGAACGGCGTCCTGGCAGAGCGACAGCCGGAACCGACGCCGACGCGAGGGAAGTGCTTGCTCCGTCGCACGAAGGTCATTGAGCACGCTCCACGAGCAGCGCCAGGACGAACCGGGCCACGCCGGGCACGTGGGCCGCGCTGAACGTAGCCGCCGCCGCGCAGCGGTGACGGAATATGGAGAGGCCCGCGGCCCTGGGAAGGGGCGCGGGCCTTGGGTCGGGGTGGGCTATCGCTTGCCGAAGACCCTGTCGACGACGCGGGCGGCGGCGTGGCCGTCTTCCAGGGCGCAGAAGCGGGTGTGGAAGGCGTCGTAGGGGGTTCGGTACTTTTCGGCGACCACGTCGAGGTTCTTGAGGGCGCCGACGAGGGCCTCGGTGGTCTCCAGGAGGGGGCCGGGCGCCTCTGACTCGAAGTCGAAGTAGAAGCCGCGGAGTTTGTCCCGATAGTGGGCCAGGTCGTAGGTGAAGAAGAGCATCGGGCGGCGCAGGTTGGCGAAGTCGAACATCACCGAGCTGTAGTCGCTCACCATGACGTCCGCCGCGAGGTACAGCTCGGCGATGTCGGGGTAGAGCGAGGCGTCCCGGATGAACGGGGCGTCGGGGGCTCCGTCGACGACGTTCGGGTGCAGGCGGGCGACGAGCACGTGGTCGTCGCCG harbors:
- a CDS encoding phospholipase D-like domain-containing protein; translated protein: MLRSKGHRRGLAGVLAAVAAAGTVAALPATSATAGGGVKSHVVFNNPMTDKGARNIENRITKLVKGAKPGSKIRISVYRFSNAYGIADALIAADRRGVDVRIVADKYSLKRWGPDYAPTGFERVRDAIGGGKAITCPETRACIGEKLNHTKFFLFSNTRGTSNVVVQTSQNLNATGGTTTDWNDAVVLANAAGTYRAYDQYFNDLWARKPVANYWKKRGGVIASPESAVQFFPKAKQTSDPVAKTLRQVKCVYTTPKGKTAKSHIRIATGAFNSKRDEVVTALSGLVRKGCIVEVMTTVDPADGTRTAVIPVLRNAGVKVYDFGEYTSPNPMHSKYTLISGKLGSKIGKWVWTGSANMTWGSLHQDDEAILQIKHLGKTGIKKVHAKYVCNFTRAKAQFLGKPIPAPNCK